A stretch of Brassica rapa cultivar Chiifu-401-42 chromosome A08, CAAS_Brap_v3.01, whole genome shotgun sequence DNA encodes these proteins:
- the LOC103833757 gene encoding GDSL esterase/lipase At5g33370, with amino-acid sequence MTNSVANVALLVVCILQMMSLLVLQANARAFLVFGDSLVDNGNNDFLVTTARADNYPYGIDFPTHLPTGRFSNGLNIPDLISEHLGQASPLPYLSPMLKKDKLLIGANFASAGIGILNDTGIQFLNIIRITKQLEYLEQYKVRVSGLVGEEEMERLVNGALVLITLGGNDFVNNYYLVPFSARSRQFSLPDYVVYVVSEYRKVLRKMYDLGARRVLVTGTGPMGCVPAELAQRSRTGECSTELQRAASLFNPQLVQMINDLNNEVGSSAFIAANTQQMHMDFISDPQAYGFVTSKVACCGQGPYNGIGLCTPLSNLCPNRDLFAFWDPFHPSEKASRIIAQQILNGSPEYMHPMNLSTILTLDSTT; translated from the exons ATGACGAACTCGGTGGCTAATGTTGCACTACTAGTGGTTTGCATCCTGCAAATGATGAGCTTACTTGTGTTGCAAGCCAACGCCAGGGCTTTCCTAGTGTTTGGAGATTCCCTCGTGGACAATGGTAACAATGACTTTCTAGTGACCACTGCTCGTGCCGATAACTACCCTTACGGTATCGACTTCCCAACTCACCTTCCCACCGGCAGATTCTCCAATGGTCTTAACATTCCAGATCTCATCA GTGAGCATTTGGGTCAAGCGTCTCCATTGCCTTACCTGAGTCCTATGCTGAAGAAAGACAAGCTCCTGATCGGCGCCAACTTCGCTTCCGCTGGCATTGGAATCCTTAACGACACCGGTATCCAGTTT TTGAACATAATTCGGATCACGAAGCAGTTAGAGTACTTAGAGCAGTACAAAGTACGAGTGAGTGGATTGGTcggagaagaagagatggaGCGCCTCGTTAACGGAGCACTTGTTCTAATAACACTAGGAGGCAACGATTTCGTCAACAACTACTACTTGGTCCCTTTCTCCGCAAGATCTCGTCAATTCTCTCTCCCCGACTACGTTGTCTATGTCGTTTCTGAATATCGCAAAGTCTTACgg AAAATGTACGATTTGGGTGCTCGACGTGTCCTGGTGACTGGGACAGGGCCGATGGGTTGCGTCCCAGCCGAGCTGGCTCAACGTAGCCGCACCGGCGAGTGTTCTACGGAACTACAACGAGCCGCATCGCTATTCAACCCACAGCTTGTTCAGATGATCAACGACCTCAACAATGAAGTTGGATCTTCGGCTTTCATTGCCGCTAATACTCAACAAATGCACATGGACTTTATCAGCGACCCACAAGCATATG GATTCGTAACGTCGAAGGTGGCGTGTTGTGGACAAGGACCGTATAATGGGATAGGACTATGCACACCTTTATCAAATCTCTGCCCAAACAGAGATCTCTTCGCCTTCTGGGATCCTTTTCATCCATCAGAGAAAGCAAGTAGAATCATTGCTCAACAAATCCTCAACGGTTCTCCCGAGTACATGCATCCCATGAACCTCAGCACCATCCTCACCCTTGATTCCACGACTTAA
- the LOC103833758 gene encoding bifunctional TH2 protein, mitochondrial, producing the protein MRILLNNSLALRAAAPIRSLLFGSKKWSSAMSIPPPSISASEEALAGRLWIKFNRECIFSMYSPFAVSLAAGNLKIETFRQYIAQDVHFLKAFAHAYELAAECADDDDDKLAISDLRKSVMDELKMHDSFVQDWDLNISKEVSVNSATLRYTEFLLATASGKVEGLKAPGMLDTPFEKTKVAAYTLGAVTPCMKLYAFLGKEFGALLDSSEVNHPYKKWIENYSSDAFQASAKQTEDLLEKLSVCMTGEELDIIEKLYQQAMKLEVEFFHAQPFDQPTIVPLLKNHSKDELMIFSDFDLTCTVVDSSAILAEIAIVTAPKDDQGQQINRMLSADLKNTWSLLSKQYTEHYEECIESILNKEKADKFDYEGLCEALEQLSEFEKKANDRVIESGVLKGLNLDDIKRAGERLILQDGCISVFQKILKTQDVNAKLHVLSYCWCGDLIRAAFSARGVDAVEVHANEFTFEESISTGEIERKVESPIDKAQQFKSILQNRKKDEEKSILTVYIGDSVGDLLCLLEADIGIVVASSSSLRRVGSHFGVSFVPLFSGIVQKQKQEETWKGLSGTLYTVSSWAEIHSFALGWE; encoded by the exons ATGCGCATCCTCCTCAACAACTCGCTCGCCCTCCGCGCCGCCGCCCCGATCCGCTCTCTCCTGTTCGGCAGCAAGAAGTGGTCTTCGGCGATGTCGATTCCTCCTCCTAGCATCTCCGCCTCGGAAGAAGCTCTGGCGGGGAGGCTGTGGATCAAGTTCAACAGAGAGTGCATCTTCTCTATGTACAGCCCCTTCGCCGTCTCTTTGGCCGCCGGCAATCTCAAGATCGAGACCTTCCGTCAGTATATTGCTCAGGATGTTCATTTCCTCAAGGCCTTTGCTCACGC GTATGAGTTGGCCGCAGAGTgtgctgatgatgatgatgataagttGGCAATTTCTGACTTGAGGAAAAGCGTCATGGATGAGTTGAAAATGCACGACTCTTTTGTACAG GATTGGGATTTAAACATCAGCAAAGAAGTAAGTGTTAACTCAGCAACATTGAGATACACCGAGTTCTTATTAGCTACAGCATCCGGAAAAGTAGAAGGACTCAAAGCTCCTGGCATGCTTGATACTCCATTTGAGAAAACCAAAGTCGCCGCCTACACGCTTGGTGCTGTGACACCTTGCATGAAGCTGTATGCCTTTCTTGGTAAGGAGTTTGGAGCGCTTCTAGATTCGAGTGAAGTGAACCATCCCTACAAGAAATGGATCGAAAATTATTCTAGTGATGCATTCCAG gcaTCAGCTAAGCAAACTGAAGACTTGCTTGAGAAGCTTAGTGTCTGTATGACTGGCGAAGAGCTGGACATCATTGAAAAACTGTATCAACAGGCCATGAAACTTGAAGTTGAGTTCTTCCATGCACAACCGTTTGATCAGCCTACCATAGTTCCGCTGCTGAAGAACCATTCAAAAGATGAGCTGATGATATTTTCTGATTTTGATCTGACTTGCACCGTTGTTGATTCTTCTGCTATTTTAGCCGAAATTGCAATCGTAACAGCCCCGAAAGATGATCAGGGTCAGCAAATCAATCGGATGCTTTCGGCTGACCTTAAGAACACCTGGAGTCTACTTTCCAAACAGTATACAGAGCATTATGAAGAGTGCATAGAGAGTATTCTGAATAAGGAAAAAG CGGACAAGTTTGACTACGAGGGTTTGTGTGAAGCACTAGAGCAGCTGTCAGAGTTTGAGAAAAAGGCAAACGACCGAGTGATTGAGTCTGGTGTACTCAAGGGCCTGAATCTCGATGACATCAAGCGAGCTGGGGAAAGGTTGATTCTTCAAGATGGCTGCATCAGTGTCTTCCAGAAAATTTTGAAGACTCAGGATGTGAATGCAAAACTCCACGTGCTTTCGTATTGTTGGTGTGGTGACCTCATCAGAGCAGCCTTTTCTGCAC GGGGAGTAGATGCAGTGGAAGTACATGCAAATGAATTCACATTCGAGGAATCCATCTCGACTGGAGAAATAGAAAGAAAAGTGGAATCCCCAATCGACAAGGCTCAACAGTTCAAGAGCATCCTACAAAACAGAAAGAAGGATGAGGAGAAAAGCATCCTCACTGTTTACATTGGAGATTCAGTAGGTGACTTGCTCTGTCTTCTGGAGGCAGACATAGGAATAGTGGTGGCCTCTAGCTCGAGCCTCAGGAGAGTGGGAAGCCATTTCGGGGTCTCATTTGTGCCTTTGTTCTCTGGAATTGTGcaaaaacagaaacaagaaGAAACGTGGAAGGGGCTCTCTGGCACACTTTACACGGTATCAAGCTGGGCTGAAATACATTCCTTCGCTCTTGGATGGGAGTAA